CGAGGCACGCGGCCGACTGTTGGTAGTGGAAGACGACGAGGAGATGGGGCGCCTGCTGGTGCGCGGCCTCAGCGAAGACGGCTACGAGGTGGACTGGGCACGGAACGGCGTGGACGCGCTGATTGTGGCCGGGGAACAGGACTTTGCCGCCACCATTCTGGACGTGATGCTGCCCGGCATGTCGGGGTTCGAGGTGTGCCGACGGCTGCGCGTGGCGCAGCCGCTGCTGCCGATTCTGCTGCTCACTGCGCGGGACGCCGTGGACGACCGGGTGCGCGGCCTCGACGCCGGCGCCGACGACTACCTGATTAAACCGTTTGCGTTCACGGAGCTGCATGCACGCCTGCGGGCGATTCGGCGGCGCGAACAGCTGGTGCCGGCGCAGGTGCTGCGCGTGGGGGCGCTCCGCATTGACAGCCACGATCACGAGGTGACGAGTGACGACCGGGCCATCTCACTCAGCCCCAAAGAATTTGCGGTGCTGCGCCTGCTGGCCGAAAACGTGAACGCCACGGTGAGCCGGGAAACGATTCTCACCGAAATCTGGGGATCCAGCGACTACACCGACGCCAACGTGGTGGACCAGTATGTGAGCTACCTGCGGCGCAAAATGAGTCCGGAGCACGACGGCGTGACGATTATGACCGAGCGCGGCATCGGCTTTCGACTGCAGCTGCCGGAGTGATCGTGCTGAACCGGCTGTCGATTCGCACCCGCATCACCATGGGCACGCTGCTGCTCGCGGCGGTGTTTTTTGGCGGCGCTGCCTTCGTGGTGCACGCTCAGGTTCAGGACGTGCTGCTGAACGCATCCGCTGAGCTGCTGCGCAGTGATGCCTCGCCGTATGTGTCGGCCATTGCGCGGGAGGCGGGCGAGCTGGACAGCCCCGGCGAAGGACAGCTGATTATGGTGGTGGACCCGAGCGGCGAGGTGGCGCTCTCCACGCTGCCGCGGGTGCTGGCCGAGGAGGTGTCCCTGAGTGCCGACGAGCAGAGCGCACCGCAGACGATCAGCGTGGGGCGCGCGGACTATCTCGTGCTCGTAACGGATGTGCCCTCCGCCACGGGAACCTGGCGAGTGTATTCGGCGGTGAACGACGCCGCGTCCCGCCTGGTGCTGGCCGGCATCACCGAGCAGCTGGGGCTGGCCCTGGCGGTGCTCACGCTGGTGTTCGGTGCCGCATCGTGGCTGCTCACGGGTGCCGCGCTGCGCCCGGTCGCACACCTGCGACGGAGCGCCGACTCGCTGATCGGGGCGGACTCGGCCGAGACGCTTCCGGTGAGCCCCGCCCACGACGAGGTGCAGCAACTGGCCCGCACCCTGAATACCCTGATTGGGAGCCTGCGCGCCGCCGCAGAGCGCGAACGTCAGCTGGTGTCCGACGCGAGTCACGAGCTGCGAACGCCGGTGGCTATTTTGCAAGCGCAGCTGGAACTCATTCGCACCGGAG
This sequence is a window from Cryobacterium sp. CG_9.6. Protein-coding genes within it:
- a CDS encoding response regulator transcription factor, with amino-acid sequence MGEARGRLLVVEDDEEMGRLLVRGLSEDGYEVDWARNGVDALIVAGEQDFAATILDVMLPGMSGFEVCRRLRVAQPLLPILLLTARDAVDDRVRGLDAGADDYLIKPFAFTELHARLRAIRRREQLVPAQVLRVGALRIDSHDHEVTSDDRAISLSPKEFAVLRLLAENVNATVSRETILTEIWGSSDYTDANVVDQYVSYLRRKMSPEHDGVTIMTERGIGFRLQLPE
- a CDS encoding HAMP domain-containing sensor histidine kinase, with protein sequence MIVLNRLSIRTRITMGTLLLAAVFFGGAAFVVHAQVQDVLLNASAELLRSDASPYVSAIAREAGELDSPGEGQLIMVVDPSGEVALSTLPRVLAEEVSLSADEQSAPQTISVGRADYLVLVTDVPSATGTWRVYSAVNDAASRLVLAGITEQLGLALAVLTLVFGAASWLLTGAALRPVAHLRRSADSLIGADSAETLPVSPAHDEVQQLARTLNTLIGSLRAAAERERQLVSDASHELRTPVAILQAQLELIRTGDRSTLTSDVAAAERAVQRLGGLVSNLLELSRIEAGSETGHATVRQLAEELVAAVDRARFVARTTDIRIDFESPQAAPGNGQVPIAAHEFGRIVDNLLGNAIHALGSTGVVTASLTLTDAGVLLTVVDTGPGIDAEFLPRALDRFSQAQPARTGGAGTGLGLAIVAAAVRAARGTVTLSNVPGSGLQVVVTLPDTA